DNA from Thermoplasma acidophilum DSM 1728:
ACGTTCTCCTCAGGAAGCTTCTTGTTCTCCTTCTTTGTGTATACGCGCTTTATCACGTACCGCTCCTTCGATCCTATGAGGGCCAGAAGATCGTAGAGGTATTCAGGAGCATCAAGGAAGATGGCCTTGTGTTCTATGACGTCCCAGACCTCGAAGCGGAACCCGCTGTGCATGGCCTCATCTATAACCAGGCCCGGGGTGTTGAACGGATCGGCAAACATCTTGTAGATGGGGAGGTTAAACGCTCCGGGTTCTGTCTTATCCATCATGTATACTATGAATGGCTCTGACGGCCTCTCATTTATCTCCATCTCCGCAACGCCCGGCCCCATTCCCTTAAGGTTTCCTGAAAATGAATCCTTCAGGAGGTCCTGCCCAGCTCCGTATAATCCGAGCTTCTTCGCAACTTCAGTACCGGCCTTGAACGCGTTCCACGCGAGTTCATGGATTTCAGAACTATCTATTCCCTTGGTATGGACCATGGTTATCTGGGCATCATCGCCCACATGAGCCATCCTGAAATCTGATATGAGGTTCTTTCCGTGATCCTCTATATACTCCTGTATCCTCGCCATTACCTTTTCGTCCACTATGGAGTGGCCCGGCAAACTGCCTATGTCTGCCTTTATATGGGATATCGTCACCTTCATTAGTTTACTTATCAGAATATGAATAAAAAAGTTTCCTGAATCTCACGCAAGCGTCGGGGGGGAGATTTGAACTCCCGAGCTACGAGAGCAGTAGATCTCGAGTCTACCGCCTTACCGGGCTAGGCTACCCCGACTCACAAGGAAGGGCATTTGCCAGCGTCACCACCATATTATGGATAGATATAAACATTTTACAGGGGCGAATTCCGATGCATGCATCTGTGCCTTTTATGTTTATTGAGCTACAAAATAATTATATGATAAGATTAAATTCCGCCGGCCTTAACATTCTTGCGTACCTCAGCGGAAAGCCTGCCAAGCGGGTAATCACCAGTATCCACGAATTTTATGATGCCAGCAAGCGATGGATGTACGGACTTGATCTCGTTGTACATCCTGATCGCTATGTCCCTGAGATCAAAATGGGCCTGCGGCGTGCTTCTGAGTTCGATGAAATACGTTGCCTCGGCAAGGTTCGTGGTGAAAACCACAGGGTATCTGTATGCAAATGGCACCGCATACTGCGCGATCCATGCACCGTACCGTTCCTTGATGATGCGGTAGACTCTCTCTGCATCCTTCATGGCCTCCGCATACTCCTCAGAGAGATCCGGCATCTTTGCTATTATCGGCGGGACATCGAAGCCGTAGCTTACCGTAAGCGGCTTTCTGACTATGCTCAGGAATCTGTGCCTCTGCAGATCACGGAAAGCACCGTAGTTTGTGGTGACTTCGAAGACGTAGTTGACAGCCTCGAATGGCCTTCCTACCTTCATCCTCCTGTTCTTCCTCAGATCCCTGATCCTTTCCAGAATGGCGGATGCCTCGGAGAGTTCCATCGCCTTGATCCTGGATATTATTCCGGATGCATCCTCTGCGAATGGATACATCAATAATGCCAGGACCTTCTGCATCTCCTCCCTTTCGTTGCTGTACTTTATCAGCCTGACCTTCTCGAATCTGCCCCCGTCGGTGTATGGAAAAAGGCTCGCCAAACTTCTCTTATAGTTGATGATGTCCTGGCCATGCTGGGATAATGCATCATCTATTATCTGCGGAAATTCACCTTTCAGCTCTTCATACAGATCATGCGCCAGCCTTTCAGATTCCGGAACACCGTATTCCATGAGCTTCTGTATGAGGTGTATGAACGACCTGCCGTTTCCGCTTACCCCCATGTTTGTCAGCGTTGATGCAGGGAGTATGAACCTGGCGTCATCAAGCGCCCTCGACCTAACCGAAGATCTGTAAGATTTCTGGGCCAGCTTTCTGCCGTTTTCGTCCAGTTCCTTGTAGTTTCTCGGATTTCCATCGATGTTGAAATCAAAGGATTCGATCGGCCACTGTCTGGAAATCTCCTCCTCTATCCTTGGAAGGGTCGATGAATACAGATCGAAGAGCCTGTTGCAGAGATCGGTGTATTCCCTGGCAGCCTCTCCAGACAGCCCTATTTTTTCTGCCTGCATGAACAGATAATGGCCGTCCACTTTCCTGTCGTAGGCTACGTACCTTGTTGATTTTTCCAGGTACGAGAGACCTATGCGTATCTCCTCAATTACCTTTGATATGACGTTGGAAACGTTCTGTATCCCAACCTGTGCAGTTACGAGTTCAGCTATTGATTCATCGCCATACTCCAGAAAGATCCTCCTGTAAAAGTCCTCAGACCTCTTCTGGTTTCCCTCGAATTCCCTGTGAAAGACCGATCTTATGTCCGGATCCGATGCCCTGCTGTACCTTGACATAAGTGCACCGCGATCGATCATGCGATCGGTCTTGATTATGAAGACGTCTCTGTCCTCGTTCGAAAATGACATGAACCTTAATCTACACTATATTTAAATTTATACCATGGCAGGAACATGTGCGTAGTTTCGCTGCACGTTCATCATCCCGCCAGGATATGCCAGCATGAACCTTGTGGTGACTGTTATGCATTCGGAAATGATTATCGTGCTTCACGCAATTGGAATATACTTGCGCTTATTGAAAGCAATGCGATCCGAATCATCCAATGCGGATTCTGGCATTTGCACCGTGCACGATCATACGCTGAATCAGCATCTCTCTCGTATATGCAGCGGTCATAGCAGAGTGAGTCAATCATCGGTGTTAATCTTTTAAAAATGATAGATATATATATTAATATGATATATCGAACAAGTGGTATTATGCCTGACGATCTAACTGATAACGCAAAGAAAATTTACGATGCTATGAAGAAGCTCGGTGCGACCTCTGAGGAGAAGCTCAAGACCGCTGACGATATTATGAAGGCGGCAGCGCTTGGAAAGTCCATCGTCAACGCGGCACTCCAGGAGCTCCAGAAGAAGGGCTATGTCAAGAGGGTCGCAAGACAGAAGAGCGCAGGATACTTCGTGGTAAAATAACGCTTCTTCATCATTTTAAATCAATTTTTTGTGTATGTTTTTTATACGTTTTATAAGCCACAAATATGCTTAAATAAGTGTTTCTGTTAATAAAATCATGCGCTGGGGCCTCGTATGACAACCCTCATCATAAACGTGGATAGAGACAACGATTTCGGCGACAAGGCTGGTGTTAAAGGGCCTGTCGTGGGATACACAGAGTGCTATAATGCCGCCGTCAGGCTGATAAGTGTTGATCCTGAGGACTCTGATTCTAACGCGCTTTTCGGTGCTCTGAAGGTTTATGAGGATCTGAGAAAAAAGGGCGAGGACGTTGAAATAGCCCTGCTCACCGGCGATAATGATGTGGGAGAGAAATCCGACGAGATCCTGTCAAAGCAGATAGCCGACGTTGTCGGATCAGGACTTTACACCGACGCGATCCTCGTTTCGGATGGCGCTGAAGACGATTACATAGTCCCTGTTATCCTCTCGTACATAAAGATAAGGTACGTGAAGCACATAATAGTGAGGCACAACGAGAACATAGAGAGCCTGTACTACTATATAGTGCGTGCGCTGAAGGACAAGAAGATCCTCAGCAAGATACTCATACCTCTGGGACTGGTCTTCCTGACCTACGGGCTTGTCTCGCTGATATTCATCCTTTACTCTGCATACGTTACCGGCGTAAGGATTATCGATCCTACGGTCGGAGCCATAACGTTCGTTACTCTGGTTCTTGGCGCGTATCTGCTTGAGAGGGGCTTCGATCTCTTCAACCTCATGGCCAGGCTGATACGCGAAGTACACGAATACGCACAGGATACCAGGATACTGTTCTTCACATACGTCATCGCGGGCCTGCTTGTGCTCGTGGGAATTGCCTCAAGTTATACGATAGCCGTGCACACGTCAAAGAACGGCCTCGATGCGTTCCTGGTATTCCTCTCGCTGTTCACCTGGTGGGTCTATGGATCCATATTCACCACGGAGGTTGGCAGGGTCGCCGAACTAGCCGTGGGAAGAAAGGCCGGCATACTCAAGATATGGTATGGCCTGATATTCTCGCTTTCGATAGCATTTGTAGTCTACGGCATGTTCAACTACATAAGGTATATTCTGGGCTTCATAACGCTCAAGTCCGGGCTCATAAGCATATTCTTCCTGATCCTGGGCCTGATAATAGCCATCGTATCCTCCATGGTGCACAGGTACTTCAATGAGAATCCGGAGATACTAAGAGAGGGCACCTGATGGATCTTCCCAGATGGCTGGCCATATACAGGTCCATCGCCGACGACTTCTCCTTTGATCCTTCAGCGGATCTTCTTTCATCCATCATACTTTCGAACCTCGTCGGAAAGCCGGAACTTCCCGACAGGAAGGGGAGCACGGCATACGTTATCGGAAATGGTCCGAACATAGATGAGGCGATACAGAGCATTTCCAGTGGATACACCATTGTAGCGGATTCAGCAATATCGGCCTATTTTGCAGTCCGCGGATGCCCGGACATGATAGTGACGGATCTGGACGGGGATGTCGATACGATATTCAGCTGTGCATCCAAGGGCACTTCGATCATAATACACGCGCATGGAGACAACATCCACAGGATCATAGGAAACGGACACAGGATAAGAGATGATATGATCGGAACCACCCAGGGCATTCCGTACAGGAATGTTGCAAACTTCTTCGGCTTCACCGATGGAGACAGATCGGCATACATAGCAAGCAGGATGGGCTTCGAAAAAATTGTTCTGGTTTCATTCGATTTCCATCACGTAAACAGATCGAAGCCTGGAAATCCTGCCATAAAGGCGAGGAAGCTGAAATGGGCACAGGCCATAATCTCTATGCTGGCCGAAGAACGCGGAACTGCCCTTGCAGACGGGGATTTTGCAGAGATATGAAAATCAGGCATCGGTAAGTGCCACAGAATCAGGGCTCTGCACTATTCTGCCATCGATGTACTCCGGTACGATATTTGTGTGGTCAACCCTGAGGCAGAATTCCAGATCCCTTTCGCCCACGCCTGCTATTATGTTCCTGTTTATCTCCTCAGTCTTCCTTGTATATTCGCTGACATCAACTTCATGGCCCTCTGCCATCAGCTTGAGCAGGTTGGCGAAGAGTATGTCCTCGGGGGCCTTTCCTATTGGCCTGTTTGAAGGAAGTATCAGGACGTCCCTCTGCGACCTGATCATCGCTACGGTCGCGCTGAGGTTCACGTACGATGAGAATATTATCCTGCCGCTCCGTATACGCGAAAGAACGTAGGTACCGTTGGTCGAGGTGAATGCAACAACTTTTCCGGAAAGATCGGCCTCCGCGATTTCCGCAGGGGAATTATCATAATCAAAGTAAGGCGGTTTTATCCCATACTTTTCCCCCACGAGAATCGTGCCCGGATTCCTTCTCTTGAACTCAATTGCCTTCCTGACATCGCGGAAAGGCAGTATGTATTTCGCACCCCGAAAAAGTATCATCGGAATCGTGGTAGTGGATCTGAATATATCAACGACCACGTTGATCTCCGCCCATGAGTCGCTCTTCCTTCCGTCGCCTATCCTGATCATCTTATACTATCCCAGCATTATGGATAAACTGGATAAAATATTTCGCGCAGACGATGCGATGATTGTGAAGCGATCGTCAGCCGGGTGCGTTTCTTCCTGCATACAGGCTGTCCGAGAGCACGGATGAAACGTTGATCAGGCTGAAGCCCATTATCCTGAACTTCACCATATCCTTTGGGTCCACGACAAGTACCCTTACCTTCTGCCTGTTTTCGTCTGATATTACGCTCTTCATGGCTGCGGCTATTATGAGGTTATACGCATCGTCATCCGAACCTATTATTATCTCCCTGGCCGACGAAAAATCGAATGATGACAGGAGATCGATATCGTCAGCGTTGTGGTCGAAGACTATGTATCCCTCATCCCTCAGAGACCTAGCCTTTGCCTCGTCACGTTCTATCACCACAACAACCGTTCCTGTTGCCTTCATCTTCGACAGGTACTCCTGCAGCAGATTTGAAAATCCACATACCAGAACGTAATCTTTAAGCGTTTTCAGCTCCCTTTTCTCCATCCTGTTCACCAAGCCTCCAAGACGGCGTTCAACCGAAGGCAGTATGAGAGCGGTGATCGAGCTAAAAAATATTGCCACTCCAAGGAAGGCAAGCGATATGGTGAATATCTTCGCATCCATGGTCACCGGCAGTATATCGCCGAAGCCAAGCGTCGTTATTACTTCGCCCGTGTAATAGAAGGCGTTGCCCAGGTCAGTTATTGGCGGCCTGAACTGATCTCCGAACAGCAGCGATCCCCCTATGCCGTACAGTATGGTAAACGCTATTGTGACCAGTGCAATGGCCACCTCAGGCCTGCCAAGTATGCGGGCCGGATATACGTATTCCCTGCGCCGCCTAATGAGCATGAATATAACGAAAAATGAGAAGGCCATGCCAAGTATGGTGATATGGTAGTGCCTTCCAGCTCCAAAGGCCAGTATCAGCACCGTGATGAAGGAGCCTGAAACCATGATCCACCAGGCGGTCTTGGTCTTCTCCTTCATCAGAAAGCCGAAAATTGAGAGGACGAAGCCGTCAAATACGGCGATGAATGCCATCGCCTTGATCGATACCCCAACGGCCAATCCAATCACGTGTATCACGACGACATGCGTTGAGGATATCAGAGACAGACCGAGGAGTATCGTTATGATGCCCTGAATCAGGACTAGCCATCTGGATTCCATTATCTGGTTTGGCCTGGCCACGTAAAAAAATGCCTGAGTTGGATAAAGCTTTTTGTGATGCTACCCGATGGAAAATGAAAAAGATGCGTTACATCCGATCAAGATCTTTTTATCTGGCGTTTCTGATCATGTTTTTAAGATGGCTGCAATAATGTGAAGCCAAGTTTAGTGAGATGGTATAGAGATGTTCACAAGGAGGGGCGATCAGGGCGAAACGGACCTTGCAAACAGGGCCAGGGTAGGCAAGGACTCTCCAGTTGTTGAGGTCCAGGGCACAATCGATGAACTCAACTCATTCATAGGATACGCACTGGTGCTGAGCAGATGGGACGATATCAGGAACGATCTTTTCAGGATACAGAACGATCTCTTCGTTTTGGGTGAGGATGTATCAACCGGCGGAAAGGGTAGGACAGTAACGAGGGAGATGATAGACTATCTCGAAGCCCGCGTGAAGGAGATGAAGGCAGAGATCGGAAAGATAGAGCTTTTCGTTGTGCCTGGCGGTTCGATAGAATCCGCCTCGCTCCACATGGCACGTGCTGTTTCGAGGAGGCTTGAGAGGAGGATAGTTGCGGCGTCTAAACTCACGGAGATCAACAAGAACGTTCTGATATATGCCAACAGGCTCTCATCGATACTATTCATGCACGCATTGCTTTCCAACAAGAGGCTGAACATACCAGAGAAGATATGGAGCATACACCGCGTCTCATAATCCAGACTTTTCAGTAAAATGATGTATTATTCAGGAAATGAAAGTTATGATCTTCTCAGATTTTTTAAAAATGGAATAAAATGAGATGGTTCAAATTTTGAAGTGCAGGGGCTTTCCGTAGGCTTCTTCTGCAGTCTCCTTGACGCCCTCGCTGACGGTCGGATGCGGGTGTATGGTCAGCCCTATGTCCATTGCCATCAGCCCGGATTCAACCGCAAGGGACAGTTCGCTTATCAGCTCGCTTGCGTGAGGTGCGGCAAGGCCGGCACCTGTTACGATGCCCTTCTCATCGTAGTATATATTGAATGTTCCGATGCTCTCGTTCATGGTAAGCGATCTCCCGTTTGCTGCAACCGGAAATCTGGTTGACTTCGCTGACTTCGATCCGGTGTACGCTATCTCAGGATCAGAGTATATGACGTATGGCATGGCCCTGTATTCTACTACGCTGTCCATGCCGCATATGTTGTCCGCAGCAATATCCGCGTCGTAATATGCCTTGTGCGCAAGCATGGGCTGCCCGGACACGTCGCCTATGGCGTAAACGTTCGGCACGCTTGTGCGCTTGTGCGCGTCCGTCTTTATGAAGCGCCCGTCCATCTCCAGCTTCAAGTTCTCGAGGCCGAATCCCTCCGTATTGGGTACCCTTCCAACGGTCATGAGGACCTTCTCGGCCTCTACGTACTCTCCGCCCTCCATGTTCACCCTTATCTTATCGCCGTGCTGCGTGTTCAGAACCTTCTTGCCGGTCATAACTCGGACGCCGAGCTGGGACAGCCTCCTCTCAACATGCCTTACAAGCTCCTGATCCGTGCCGGGAAGTATGCTGGGCATCATCTCAATTATTGTCACCTTGGATCCGAGCTTCGCAAGCGCCGTCCCAATCTCAACCCCTATGTAGCCGCCGCCTATTATGGCCGTTGACTCCGGTATGTGATCGAGATCGAGCACTTCCCTGTTGTACATCACATCGTCGATGCCCTTTATCCTGACCGGCTTGGAACCGGTGGCTATGACCAGGTTCTTTCCCTCGATCACCTTCTCCCCTATTTTAACATGGGTTGCGTCAACGATGTAAGCTTCGCCCCTTATGACGTCGACGCCATAACCCTTGCAGAGCGTTTCCACGCCGCCGGTCAGCCTGTTGATCATGGACCACTTCCATTCCTGCCATTTCTTCATGTCTATGGAATAGTTCAGGGATACGCCTGGCATCTCCCTGAGGTAGTTTATCGAGTTTGCGAGTTCTATCAGTGCTTTTGATGGTATGCAGCCGTAGTTAAGGCATTCACCGCCAATCTTGTCCTTTTCGATGAGAGCGACCTTCTTCTGCCTCTGGCCCAGGCGTATGGCCGCTGCATAGCCTCCCGGGCCGGAACCTATTATTATTGCATCGTACATATCAGATCTCGTAGATTATAGCGTTCGGATCCTCAATAACCTTTTTCAGATCCACGATGAACCTGGTTGCAACCGCTCCGTCTATGAGCCTGTGGTCACAGGACAGCGATAGGTACATGTATTTCCGCCCCTCTCTTTCCAGGATCCGGTGCACACCCAGTATTGCGACCTCAGGATAGTTGATTATTGGCGTGGACATTATGCCCCCTATTGTGCCAACGTTGGTTATGGTGAACGTTGAATCCTGGACTTCATCCAGCTGCAGCTTGTTCTCGCGTGCCCTGCTTGCCTTGTCCGATATCTCTGCAGATATCTCCACCATGCTCTTTCTATCAGCATCCTTTATGACGAAGACGTTCAGGCCGTCCGGCGTGTCAACCGCTATGCCTATGTTGTAGTATTTCTTCAGTATGTAAACTCTGCGCGTTTCATCGTAAATTGCGTTGAGGTATGGATACTGCTTCAGGATAGATGGCACGATCCTTGCCAGAAAGCCCGTGACGGTGACCTTCCTGTTCCTGGCCTTCGCGGAATCCAGAATCGAAACCATGGATGTGACGTCGACTTCCTCCATCACCGTGAAATGGGGCATGATCTGCTTTGCCTTCGTCATCTTGTCGAATATTATCCGCCTCAGGCCATGCATCTCCAGGATCTCTTCTCTCCCAGGTGCAGGCTTCTGGGCCGGGATCTGCGGCGCCGTGTGCACGGCCTCCGCTTTTCCAGCGGATGGGGCTGGCGATGGTGCAGGCGACTTCATGTACCTCTCCAGATCGTCAAGCGTCACGCGCCCACCCTCTCCGGTGCCTCCCACCTTCGAGAGGTCTATTCCGTTCTCCCTCGCTATTCTCCTAACTGCAGGGCTTGCAAGCACATGCCCGGATACCTCCGGCAGGGGCACCTGCTTGACCTCTGCAACCTGAACCGTGCTTTCGGCACGGCCGGCAGGCTGCTGTACCGGAGCCTCTTCACCGGTATCGATCTGCAGGAGGGTAGAACCCACAGGGACAACCTGGCCCTCCCTGTAGAGTATCTTCACTATCTTTCCCCTGACGGGCGACGGTATCTTCACTGTGACCTTGTCCGTCATAACCTCAACAAGGTCCTGATCCTTCTCCACCATGTCGCCTTCCTTGACATCCCATCTGACTATCTCGCCCTCTGTTACCCCCTCACCTATGTCTGGCAGTTTGAATTCGTACATACGATCACCTGAATGACATAACCCTATCTAGAGCTGCATTTATCCTCCCTTCATTGGGCAGATAGTACTCCTCGAGCCTGTAGGGGAATGGCGTGTCCGGGCCAGTTACCCTGACGATCGGAGCGTAAAGGTACTCTATTGCGCGCTCCGATATCATTGCGGATATCTCTGCGCCAACCCCCAGCGTCCTTGGAGCCTCGTGGACTATGACCACTCTGCCCGTCTTCTTGACGGAAGATATGATCGTATCCCTGTCCATCGGCGCTATAGTGCGCAGATCTATGACCTCAACATCGTACTTTGACTTGGACGCAACGGACATGACGGTCGGAACCATCGAACCGTAGGTCACTATTGTAACGTCATTTCCCTGCTTCAGGACGTTTGCCTTCCTGAGCGGGATGGTGTATTTCTCGTCCGGAACCTCAACCTTCTGCGCCCTGTAAAGCCTCTTTGGCTCCAGGAATATGACCGGATCTGGAGATTCTATCGCTGATATGAGGAGCCCCTTTGCATCATATGGATTTGACGGGCTTACAACTGTAAGGCCTGCCGTATGTGCGAAGTAGGCTTCGCCGCTCTGCGAGTGGTAGAGGCCACCCTTTATGCCGCCACCGACTGGAGTGCGCAGAACCAGCGGGACGGTGTAATCGCCTCCTGACCTGTAGCGAATCTTCGCCATCTGGTTTATTATCTGGTCCATGGAAGTGTATATGAAATCCTGGAACTGTATCTCCGGAATCGGCTTGAGACCGTTAACGGCCATTCCAATAGCCATTCCGACGATTCCCAGCTCAGAAAGCGGAGTGTCTATCACACGCTGTGGCCCGTACTTCGCCTGTAGGCCATCCGTGACCCTGAAGACACCTCCATCCCTGCCTACGTCCTCTCCGAGTATTATTACGCTGTCATCCTCGGACATCTTGAGATCCATTGCACTGTTCAGTGCCTGAACCATGTTCATCTGCGTAGTATCTCACCCCTCTCCTCTTCAATTGCCCATGTGATCTCGGAATAGACGTCATCAAACATCGTCTCAGGATCTGGAGCAGGTATCTTGAGGCGCTCCTCGAACTTCTCATCGATCATCTTCTTTGATTCGTCCTTGATCTTGTCGATCTCCGCCTGGTTGAGGTATCCTCCGCTGATCATCAGCTTCTCCGCTATGACAAGCGGATCAAGATCGCTGTTCTCCTGCACCTCGTTCTTGCGGTACTTGCTGGGATCGTCCGATGTTGAATGCGGCCCCATCCTGTAGCTTCTCGCCTCCACCAGAATCGGATTTCCAGATCTGGCGTACTCGACCGCGTCCTTGACCGTCCTGTAGGTCTTTATGAAATCGTTTCCGTCCACGTAGACGCCCTTCATGCCATATGCTTCGGCCTTCTTGTATATTTCAGCCTTGGTCTGCTTCTCAACGGGCAGGGATATGGCCCATCCGTTGTTCTCGCAGAGGAATACCACCGGAAGGTCGAAGACGGCTGCAAAGTTCATGGCCGCATGGAAATCCGGGGTCGAAGTACCGCCATCTCCGAACGTTGTTATCACGATGCCTTCCTGCTTTCTGTATTTCTTGGCATAGGCTGCGCCAACGGCAAGCGGCAGGTTGGTGGCTACCGGGCTGGGAACTGACATGAAGTTTATCTCCTTCGCACTGTAGTGGCTGGGCATCTGCCTGCCCTTGGCACTGTCCTCGGCGTTTCCCATTATCTGATCGAATATCTTCTCTATTGGATGCCCCAGGTAAATGAGCATCGTCACGTCGCGGTAATAGCCGTAGACACTGTCCTCCTTTGACAGCGCCATGGCAGCTCCGGCCTGCGTGGCTTCCTGCCCCATCATGGGCGTGTAGAAACCGACCAGGCCCTGCCTCTGGGCCGTTATGATCTTCTTGTCAAAATACCTCCCAAGCACCATGGATGTAAAACCTCTTACGATGAGGTTTTTCTCATCCTGATCCAGAACTTCCGTCATACAAACACCCTCATGAAACCATGCAGAGCATGACAATTGCTAACGCGATGGTGAAAAATTTTCGAAGGGCTAATGTGACTCTTTGCTTTGCTCTGCACGGGTAATAATGATTATTAAGTATTTATTACTATTCATTTTAAATCCCACATATATGAATGAAATTAAAAATAAATAAATGATATCATCGAATACGATCAAGAATTTGAAATTCTTAACACGAATTGAAGAATAGTTTCATCTGGTCGTAACGATGACCTCGTCGTTCAGCACGATCATCGTGTGCTCAAACTGCGCTATGAATGCACCGTTGTGTTCCTTCAGCACCGGGAATGAGTAGAGTTCCTTAGAAGCCATCATCCTCTTTATGTAAGACTTTGGATCCTCAACTAGGCCCTCAAGCCACCTCTCCGCGAACGGAAGTTTGTTGAAGTTCCTGTATATGATCTCATCCTCACGCGGCTTTGGCCTGTCGATCATGTAAATGTTTCCTGGCTGGCCCTCGTGGATCATGCCGATGCCCGTCGATGCGAACGGTTCTATGGCTATTGCATGATCCGGTTGGAGCCTGACAACATTTCCGTCATCGTAATTCGGTATGAATATGGATGCATGCAGGTCGTAGCGTTCCACGCCATGCCCACCCAGGTTCCGCACTGGCTTGAAACCATATGAACTTATCACCTCGGCTATTCTGCGCCCTATTTCATTGACGCTCTTCATCGGCCTTACCAACTCGATCGCGGCATTGAGGGCCTGCCTGGCCGCATCTATAAGATCAGAATGCTTACCCTGCTCGCCAACCTCCACCGTGATCGCAGTATCTGACATGTAGCCATCTATATGGGCACCGAAGTCCACCTTAACAACATCCCCTGTTTTAAACGTCTTCTTGTCATTTATTGCAGGGGTGTAGTGCGCTGCGTCGTTGTTTATGGACAGGTTGACGGGAAACGCGGGCAGCGCACCCTCATCTTTTACAAACTTTTCCATCGCATTTGCCACGTCAAGGAGCCTGGCCCCTGGTTCTATCATGCTGGCCCCAATTTCAAGGGCTTTCTTTCCAATCCTCCCAGCTTCAAGGTACTTTCGTTTAATTTCAGCATCCATGATATTCACCCAAGTATTTTCAGCCTGTACACGGATGGCTCGACGGCAGAGTATACGCTGATGGATCTTTCTAAATCCGATCGCAGCGTTGTGAGCCTGTGCCTGTATATGCCTATTATCCTCTTCATCGTTTTCTCATCATAGTAATTGCTTTTCCGGGATATTATCTCTGCAGATACTTCTGGATTTCTGGCTATGAATTCTATGCCCTTCTGGTATTGATCTAGAACCGATCTGAATGACTGATCACGGGCAGCTATTAAACAGGAAGCTGCATATATCCCGAGGCGTTCAGCAAATTCCGCATAGCTTATACCAACCTGCACCTCATTCCCGACGAGGCCCATATGGCCCTCTTCTGCCATTTTAACCACGGTGTCGGGATCGGTGTTTATGACCTGCCCGGATATCGATCTGGCTATGATCCTGGCATTGTAGTCGGCCAGCGTGCCCTTTCTCACTGTGTATATAGTCTTCGAATCGGTATTCCCTATTATGGAATACATGTCGATGAAGACCCCTGCAATGATCC
Protein-coding regions in this window:
- a CDS encoding transcriptional regulator, coding for MPDDLTDNAKKIYDAMKKLGATSEEKLKTADDIMKAAALGKSIVNAALQELQKKGYVKRVARQKSAGYFVVK
- a CDS encoding 2-phosphosulfolactate phosphatase family protein encodes the protein MIRIGDGRKSDSWAEINVVVDIFRSTTTIPMILFRGAKYILPFRDVRKAIEFKRRNPGTILVGEKYGIKPPYFDYDNSPAEIAEADLSGKVVAFTSTNGTYVLSRIRSGRIIFSSYVNLSATVAMIRSQRDVLILPSNRPIGKAPEDILFANLLKLMAEGHEVDVSEYTRKTEEINRNIIAGVGERDLEFCLRVDHTNIVPEYIDGRIVQSPDSVALTDA
- a CDS encoding DUF373 family protein, whose product is MTTLIINVDRDNDFGDKAGVKGPVVGYTECYNAAVRLISVDPEDSDSNALFGALKVYEDLRKKGEDVEIALLTGDNDVGEKSDEILSKQIADVVGSGLYTDAILVSDGAEDDYIVPVILSYIKIRYVKHIIVRHNENIESLYYYIVRALKDKKILSKILIPLGLVFLTYGLVSLIFILYSAYVTGVRIIDPTVGAITFVTLVLGAYLLERGFDLFNLMARLIREVHEYAQDTRILFFTYVIAGLLVLVGIASSYTIAVHTSKNGLDAFLVFLSLFTWWVYGSIFTTEVGRVAELAVGRKAGILKIWYGLIFSLSIAFVVYGMFNYIRYILGFITLKSGLISIFFLILGLIIAIVSSMVHRYFNENPEILREGT
- a CDS encoding FAD-dependent thymidylate synthase, with protein sequence MSFSNEDRDVFIIKTDRMIDRGALMSRYSRASDPDIRSVFHREFEGNQKRSEDFYRRIFLEYGDESIAELVTAQVGIQNVSNVISKVIEEIRIGLSYLEKSTRYVAYDRKVDGHYLFMQAEKIGLSGEAAREYTDLCNRLFDLYSSTLPRIEEEISRQWPIESFDFNIDGNPRNYKELDENGRKLAQKSYRSSVRSRALDDARFILPASTLTNMGVSGNGRSFIHLIQKLMEYGVPESERLAHDLYEELKGEFPQIIDDALSQHGQDIINYKRSLASLFPYTDGGRFEKVRLIKYSNEREEMQKVLALLMYPFAEDASGIISRIKAMELSEASAILERIRDLRKNRRMKVGRPFEAVNYVFEVTTNYGAFRDLQRHRFLSIVRKPLTVSYGFDVPPIIAKMPDLSEEYAEAMKDAERVYRIIKERYGAWIAQYAVPFAYRYPVVFTTNLAEATYFIELRSTPQAHFDLRDIAIRMYNEIKSVHPSLAGIIKFVDTGDYPLGRLSAEVRKNVKAGGI
- a CDS encoding 6-hydroxymethylpterin diphosphokinase MptE-like protein; the encoded protein is MDLPRWLAIYRSIADDFSFDPSADLLSSIILSNLVGKPELPDRKGSTAYVIGNGPNIDEAIQSISSGYTIVADSAISAYFAVRGCPDMIVTDLDGDVDTIFSCASKGTSIIIHAHGDNIHRIIGNGHRIRDDMIGTTQGIPYRNVANFFGFTDGDRSAYIASRMGFEKIVLVSFDFHHVNRSKPGNPAIKARKLKWAQAIISMLAEERGTALADGDFAEI
- the fbp gene encoding fructose-1,6-bisphosphate aldolase/phosphatase, with the protein product MKVTISHIKADIGSLPGHSIVDEKVMARIQEYIEDHGKNLISDFRMAHVGDDAQITMVHTKGIDSSEIHELAWNAFKAGTEVAKKLGLYGAGQDLLKDSFSGNLKGMGPGVAEMEINERPSEPFIVYMMDKTEPGAFNLPIYKMFADPFNTPGLVIDEAMHSGFRFEVWDVIEHKAIFLDAPEYLYDLLALIGSKERYVIKRVYTKKENKKLPEENVAVISTDKLSLIAGKYVGKDDPAAVVRIQSGLPAAGESLEAFAFPYLVSGWMRGSFNGPLMPVGMKDAKMTRFDGPPRVVALGYVLKSGKLEGPVDMFDDPAFDYARRVAGEMTDHLRRMGPFEPHRLPDQEMEYTTLPVVMEKLKDRFVDIEKETLAK